The Megachile rotundata isolate GNS110a chromosome 3, iyMegRotu1, whole genome shotgun sequence genome includes a window with the following:
- the sqh gene encoding myosin regulatory light chain sqh, which produces MSSRKTAGRRATTKKRAQRATSNVFAMFDQAQIAEFKEAFNMIDQNHDGFIDKEDLHDMLASLGKNPTDDYLEAMMNEAPGPINFTMFLTLFGERLQGTDPEDVIKNAFGCFDEENTGHINEERLRELLTTMGDRFTDDDVDEMYREAPIKGSMFDYIEFTRILKHGAKDKDEQ; this is translated from the exons ATGTCTTCGCGCAAAACAGCTGGACGTCGTGCAACGACAAAGAAGCGCGCCCAACGCGCGACATCAAACGTCTTTGCGATGTTTGATCAAGCTCAAATTGCTGAATTTAAGGAAGCTTTTAACATGATCGATCAGAATCATGACGGTTTCATCGATAAGGAAGATCTCCATGACATGCTCGCTTCGTTAG gtaAAAATCCCACTGACGACTATTTAGAGGCAATGATGAACGAAGCTCCGGGACCAATCAATTTTACGATGTTCTTAACCTTGTTCGGTGAAAGACTTCAGGGTACAGATCCGGAAGATGTTATCAAAAATGCTTTTGGTTGTTTCGACGAGGAAAATACTGGCCATATAAACGAAGAGCGTCTTCGAGAATTACTTACAACAATGGGTGATAG ATTCACAGACGACGATGTCGATGAAATGTATCGCGAAGCACCAATCAAAGGATCGATGTTCGACTACATAGAGTTTACACGAATTTTGAAACACGGAGCTAAGGATAAGgatgaacaataa
- the LOC100880587 gene encoding uncharacterized protein LOC100880587 isoform X2, protein MLSYMLPTEDKPPPGDSSQGNFRASKLQKSPKERSFASRPPGNVITVSPKKYTDTAKTMIVSKIDEHGGDQRVQDEQQQQQPLTNESPKHNGTVVKKSTLHASKVAKDDSLYSINSEASTVGSDRKNKIFNGAKHTSLKSEGREMVRVSLLGPQPSPTTPGVFQVQPIAISRIQPIDMDPVGAELLTTHTEHTDPAYHTQISTDSGWDNPFRPDGDLSREADEIVELIKGGKPITPTPGQTAPPLPGCDTVTSNAQTTLDHDSSSSPLLKSSANSTNRHANSSPKPGQENGNAHSTPIKGATANSQQPVNEKVAPSSRAAMVKVARMTAQGPGDVSQVEHVTLKKKPKCKCCVLQ, encoded by the exons ATGTTATCGTATATGCTGCCAACGGAGGACAAGCCACCACCGGGAGACTCGAGTCAAGGCAACTTTCGTGCTAGCAAGTTGCAGAAGAGTCCGAAAGAACGTTCGTTCGCCTCGAGGCCACCTGGCAACGTAATCACTGTTTCACCGAAAAAGTACACCGACACGGCCAAAACCATGATCGTCTCGAAAATCGACGAGCATGGCGGTGATCAGCGGGTGCAGGAcgaacagcagcagcaacagccgCTGACGAACGAAAGCCCGAAGCATAACGGGACCGTGGTGAAAAAATCAACTTTGCACGCGTCGAAGGTTGCTAAAGATGACAGCCTGTACAGCATCAACAGCGAGGCCAGCACGGTCGGGAGCGATCGGAAGAATAAAATCTTCAACGGAGCGAAGCACACTAGTCTAAAGAG CGAAGGTAGGGAAATGGTACGCGTCTCTTTGCTAGGTCCACAACCTTCACCGACAACGCCCGGCGTATTTCAGGTGCAGCCTATCGCGATATCGAGGATTCAACCCATCGACATGGACCCTGTTGGAGCAGAACTCCTGACCACGCACACCGAACACACGGACCCTGCTTATCACACGCAAATCAG cACGGACAGTGGTTGGGATAATCCGTTCAGACCCGACGGCGACCTTTCGAGGGAAGCTGACGAGATAGTGGAATTGATAAAAGGTGGCAAACCTATCACACCGACCCCTGGACAGACAGCTCCGCCGTTGCCAGGATGCGACACGGTTACCAGCAACGCGCAGACAACCCTCGATCACGATTCGAGTTCCAGCCCTTTGCTGAAGTCGTCCGCGAACTCGACGAATCGACACGCAAACTCGTCGCCGAAACCTGGCCAAGAAAACGGAAACGCTCATAGCACTCCGATAAAAGGTGCAACCGCTAATAGCCAGCAACCTGTCAACGAAAAG GTTGCCCCATCGTCGAGAGCAGCTATGGTGAAGGTGGCTAGAATGACGGCACAGGGACCAGGCGACGTTTCGCAGGTCGAACACGTCACCCTGAAGAAGAAGCCTAAATGTAAATGTTGTGTTCTGCAGTAA
- the LOC100880587 gene encoding uncharacterized protein LOC100880587 isoform X1, which yields MLSYMLPTEDKPPPGDSSQGNFRASKLQKSPKERSFASRPPGNVITVSPKKYTDTAKTMIVSKIDEHGGDQRVQDEQQQQQPLTNESPKHNGTVVKKSTLHASKVAKDDSLYSINSEASTVGSDRKNKIFNGAKHTSLKRVSFGSSKGSMVETLVYETPVQEEPEINRFLDHNGRVPSLIAPVPDTDEGREMVRVSLLGPQPSPTTPGVFQVQPIAISRIQPIDMDPVGAELLTTHTEHTDPAYHTQISTDSGWDNPFRPDGDLSREADEIVELIKGGKPITPTPGQTAPPLPGCDTVTSNAQTTLDHDSSSSPLLKSSANSTNRHANSSPKPGQENGNAHSTPIKGATANSQQPVNEKVAPSSRAAMVKVARMTAQGPGDVSQVEHVTLKKKPKCKCCVLQ from the exons ATGTTATCGTATATGCTGCCAACGGAGGACAAGCCACCACCGGGAGACTCGAGTCAAGGCAACTTTCGTGCTAGCAAGTTGCAGAAGAGTCCGAAAGAACGTTCGTTCGCCTCGAGGCCACCTGGCAACGTAATCACTGTTTCACCGAAAAAGTACACCGACACGGCCAAAACCATGATCGTCTCGAAAATCGACGAGCATGGCGGTGATCAGCGGGTGCAGGAcgaacagcagcagcaacagccgCTGACGAACGAAAGCCCGAAGCATAACGGGACCGTGGTGAAAAAATCAACTTTGCACGCGTCGAAGGTTGCTAAAGATGACAGCCTGTACAGCATCAACAGCGAGGCCAGCACGGTCGGGAGCGATCGGAAGAATAAAATCTTCAACGGAGCGAAGCACACTAGTCTAAAGAG AGTTTCCTTTGGTTCGAGCAAAGGATCCATGGTAGAGACTCTGGTATACGAGACACCTGTTCAAGAGGAGCCGGAGATCAATCGTTTCTTGGACCACAACGGACGCGTACCCTCCTTAATTGCTCCTGTACCTGATACCGA CGAAGGTAGGGAAATGGTACGCGTCTCTTTGCTAGGTCCACAACCTTCACCGACAACGCCCGGCGTATTTCAGGTGCAGCCTATCGCGATATCGAGGATTCAACCCATCGACATGGACCCTGTTGGAGCAGAACTCCTGACCACGCACACCGAACACACGGACCCTGCTTATCACACGCAAATCAG cACGGACAGTGGTTGGGATAATCCGTTCAGACCCGACGGCGACCTTTCGAGGGAAGCTGACGAGATAGTGGAATTGATAAAAGGTGGCAAACCTATCACACCGACCCCTGGACAGACAGCTCCGCCGTTGCCAGGATGCGACACGGTTACCAGCAACGCGCAGACAACCCTCGATCACGATTCGAGTTCCAGCCCTTTGCTGAAGTCGTCCGCGAACTCGACGAATCGACACGCAAACTCGTCGCCGAAACCTGGCCAAGAAAACGGAAACGCTCATAGCACTCCGATAAAAGGTGCAACCGCTAATAGCCAGCAACCTGTCAACGAAAAG GTTGCCCCATCGTCGAGAGCAGCTATGGTGAAGGTGGCTAGAATGACGGCACAGGGACCAGGCGACGTTTCGCAGGTCGAACACGTCACCCTGAAGAAGAAGCCTAAATGTAAATGTTGTGTTCTGCAGTAA
- the LOC100880587 gene encoding uncharacterized protein LOC100880587 isoform X3: MLSYMLPTEDKPPPGDSSQGNFRASKLQKSPKERSFASRPPGNVITVSPKKYTDTAKTMIVSKIDEHGGDQRVQDEQQQQQPLTNESPKHNGTVVKKSTLHASKVAKDDSLYSINSEASTVGSDRKNKIFNGAKHTSLKRVSFGSSKGSMVETLVYETPVQEEPEINRFLDHNGRVPSLIAPVPDTDTDSGWDNPFRPDGDLSREADEIVELIKGGKPITPTPGQTAPPLPGCDTVTSNAQTTLDHDSSSSPLLKSSANSTNRHANSSPKPGQENGNAHSTPIKGATANSQQPVNEKVAPSSRAAMVKVARMTAQGPGDVSQVEHVTLKKKPKCKCCVLQ; this comes from the exons ATGTTATCGTATATGCTGCCAACGGAGGACAAGCCACCACCGGGAGACTCGAGTCAAGGCAACTTTCGTGCTAGCAAGTTGCAGAAGAGTCCGAAAGAACGTTCGTTCGCCTCGAGGCCACCTGGCAACGTAATCACTGTTTCACCGAAAAAGTACACCGACACGGCCAAAACCATGATCGTCTCGAAAATCGACGAGCATGGCGGTGATCAGCGGGTGCAGGAcgaacagcagcagcaacagccgCTGACGAACGAAAGCCCGAAGCATAACGGGACCGTGGTGAAAAAATCAACTTTGCACGCGTCGAAGGTTGCTAAAGATGACAGCCTGTACAGCATCAACAGCGAGGCCAGCACGGTCGGGAGCGATCGGAAGAATAAAATCTTCAACGGAGCGAAGCACACTAGTCTAAAGAG AGTTTCCTTTGGTTCGAGCAAAGGATCCATGGTAGAGACTCTGGTATACGAGACACCTGTTCAAGAGGAGCCGGAGATCAATCGTTTCTTGGACCACAACGGACGCGTACCCTCCTTAATTGCTCCTGTACCTGATACCGA cACGGACAGTGGTTGGGATAATCCGTTCAGACCCGACGGCGACCTTTCGAGGGAAGCTGACGAGATAGTGGAATTGATAAAAGGTGGCAAACCTATCACACCGACCCCTGGACAGACAGCTCCGCCGTTGCCAGGATGCGACACGGTTACCAGCAACGCGCAGACAACCCTCGATCACGATTCGAGTTCCAGCCCTTTGCTGAAGTCGTCCGCGAACTCGACGAATCGACACGCAAACTCGTCGCCGAAACCTGGCCAAGAAAACGGAAACGCTCATAGCACTCCGATAAAAGGTGCAACCGCTAATAGCCAGCAACCTGTCAACGAAAAG GTTGCCCCATCGTCGAGAGCAGCTATGGTGAAGGTGGCTAGAATGACGGCACAGGGACCAGGCGACGTTTCGCAGGTCGAACACGTCACCCTGAAGAAGAAGCCTAAATGTAAATGTTGTGTTCTGCAGTAA
- the LOC100883529 gene encoding uncharacterized protein LOC100883529, producing MTSRRTVFRSLILWLILGSWCCAGEKLSPNQKAPLFARGAGGLILNTPFDDNKARKTPISGGGNAVDGVQKEETEMYKTVDGELVRTVKGSFSYNSPEGLPISVKYEADENGNRASFKFGTGEVGGIGAGGSSGRPGQNANGNRGGQTGQGPNDSGRSYLPPK from the exons ATGACCTCTCGAAGAACTGTGTTTCGATCACTG ATCCTCTGGCTGATTCTCGGCAGTTGGTGTTGCGCCGGTGAGAAGCTGTCACCGAATCAAAAAGCGCCCTTGTTTGCCCGAGGGGCCGGTGGATTGATCCTGAACACACCGTTCGATGACAACAAAGCCCGGAAGACGCCGATTTCCGGTGGCGGAAACGCAGTAGACGGGGTGCAAAAAGAGGAAACGGAAATGTATAAAACAGTGGACGGTGAACTGGTCCGAACTGTAAAAGGAAGCTTCTCCTATAATAGTCCAGAGGGTCTTCCGATCTCTGTCAA ATACGAAGCGGATGAAAACGGCAACAGAGCCAGCTTCAAGTTTGGTACTGGTGAAGTTGGCGGTATTGGCGCAGGGGGCTCTTCGGGTCGTCCTGGACAAAACGCAAATGGTAATCGTGGTGGTCAAACAGGTCAAGGACCCAATGATTCAGGCAGAAGCTACTTACCGCCAAAATAA